The following nucleotide sequence is from Nitratidesulfovibrio termitidis HI1.
GCTGCACCTGCTGCTGCGCCAGACCAGCAGGCCCATCGGCGAGGTGGGCAGCGCGCTGCAACGCTTTGCGCGGGGCGACCTGCAAGCGCGCGTCAATGACGACGTGGCCACCCACGGCACCGAACTGGCCCGCCTTGCCCGCGACTTCAACACCATGGCCGAGCGGACCGAAGAACTGCTGCAAACCCAGCGTCGCCTGCTGCACGACGTGTCGCACGAGATGCGCTCGCCCCTTTCACGCGTGGCACTGGCGCTGGAAATGGCCTCGCGCACCGTCTCGCCCGAGTCGCAACGCTTTCTGGAACGCATCCGCTGTGATGCCGAGCGCCTTTCCACCCTCAGCGCGCATCTGCTGGCCACCGGAGACCTGGACCAGCAGAAGGAAGACGCACCGCCCGCATGGTTCGACCTGGAAGCCATGCTGTCGCAACTGACTGACGAAACAGACTTTCAGGCCCGCGCGGCCCGCAAGCGGGTGGAACTGCGCGTGGACGCCCCGTGCACGGCCTTTCACGGCATGCGCGAAATGCTGTACGGGGCCGTGGACAATGTGGTGCAGAACGCCCTGAAGTTCTCGCCGCCGGGCACGCAAGTGACCGTGGCCCTGTCCTGCGAAGAAAGCCGGACCGAACGGCACGTCGAACCCCGCGAGACATGCCGCTGCGCATGCCCGGGAACCTGCGCCACCAGCCGCAAAACCGAACCTGACAGCACTCCGGAGCCGGAACGCCGGGTGGTCATTTCCGTTCGGGACCAGGGGCCGGGCGTGCCCGAAGCCGACCTGCCCATGCTCTTCGTGCCGTTCTTCCGGGCGGGCAACGCACCGCGCGGCACGGGCACCGGTCTTGGCCTGGCCATCGCCCAGCGTGCCGTGGAACTGCATGGCGGCGCCATCGCCGCCGAAAACCTGCCCACCGGCGGGTTGCAGGTCATCATCCGCCTGCCCGCGTAGGACGTTCCACATCGGCGCGGCCTGTGTAGGGCCAAGGGGCCGCGAGTCCGTGAAGCAATGGGCCCGTGGCCCCGCAGGCCACGGACCGTCCTTGCGCCGTTTTCTTCCGGCACACGCCGCGCGGCCATGCCGCATATCCGGCGCCTGCCCTTCAGCCACGCCAGCACTCGCTGCACCCAGCGCCAGCCTCCCTTCCGCCGCAAAGCAAAACGCCCCGCACGGCAAGACGTGCGGGGCGGGCAAAGGCAGGCAAATTTTGCCCTGCTCTTTCTTTACATTTCTTTACTGGGTCAAAACTGCCTGGCGAGATGCGATCACGACGCCGGTTCGGCCCGCCGATTCTGATTGGCCTGACGCCGTTCGCGGACAAAGCGCAGCAGTTCGGCCTTGCTCAGCCTGCCGTCGCCGTTGGTGTCGATGGCGGTGAACTCGCGGGCCACCACGGGCAACCCGGTTTCAGGGTGGGCGGCCTCCTCGCGGGTCAGGCTGCCGTCATGGTCGCGGTCGGCCAGTTCGAAGCGGCGGACATGCTCCTTCCGCGTGGTGGCGGGCGTAGGCGTGACCGAAGCCCCGCCCTCCGCCGCCGGAACCACATTGCCCGAGGCGGTGACGATATCGGACGCCGCCGGAGCCGCGTCGTCGGGGGCGGTGGCTCCATCCGCAGCCATGGCCGTGAATTCCGCATGCAGCAGCAGGCCGCAGAACAGGGCGGTTATCAGGGGAATGCGGGACTCTTTCATCGCAGATACTCCTGAGGCGCGCCATGCCGGATGATGCCGCATGGGCGCCATGGGTCGTCCTGGTTATGATGCGGCGACCCCAGACGTGCCAGGGGACGTGTCAGGGGACGTCTTTGGGGACATCTTTGGGGACATTTTGGGGGACGCCACCGGGGACGCGCCCGCACCGGCGGCAGGCGATGCGGGCCGGGGCGCAGCGCCTGCCTGTTCCGTGTCCGTCGGCACGGCCCAGCCACCGCCCAGCGCCCGGTACAGGGTGATGGCGCGGGTGGCCAGCACTGCCCGCGCCCGGACGTGGGCCAGGGCTGCGGTGGACAGTTCGCGCTCGGCATCGGCCACATCCAGAAAGTCGGTCAGCCCGGCCCGGTAACGGTCCCAGGCCAGGACAAGGGCGGTGCGGTCCGCCTCCAGCACGGCGGCCAGATCCGGCAACCTGCGTTGCTGGCGGTCCACGGCGTACAGGGCGGCCTCCGCTTCCTCCACCGCCGTGCGGGCGGTGGAAAGATAGGTCAGGGAGGCCTGTTCGCGCCGGGCATCGGCCTGTTCGATGCGCGCAGTGGTGGCCCCGGAATCGAACAGGGTCAGCCCCAACGCCGGGGCCACGGACCACACCCCGCTGCCCGAAGACAACAGCCTGTTCATCGTGGAGGCCTGCGAACCCAGCGATGCCGACAGGCTGAGCGTTGGCCAGCGTTCCGCCGTGGTGGCGGCAAGGTCCGCCGACGACGACGCCAGGGTGCGCTCCGCCGCGCGGATGTCCGGGCGGCGCAGCAGCAGGTCGGCGGGCAGGCCCACGGGCACCTCCCGCGCGGGCGCGGGAATGGACGCGGTGCGTTCCAGCACCGGGCGCAGTTCTCCGGGGGGCGCGCCCGTCAGACGCTCCAGACGGGCCAGGGCCGCCCAGGCGTTGTTTTCGTAGTCGGCGGCATCGGCCAGCGAGGAATGCCACAGCGCGGCGGCCTGGGCCACGTCGATGTCCCCGGCAAGGCCCGCGTCGCGCCGGGCGGTGACCAGGGCCAGGGTTTCGGCCCGGCTGGCCGCGATGTCGCGGGTCAGGTCCAGTTCGTTCTGGGCCTGGCGCAGGGTCACGTACTGGGTGGCCACTTCCGCCAGCAGGGCGACCAGGGTGTCGCGCCGGTCCTCTTCCGCCGCCTGGGCGTCGGCCACGCGGGCCTCGCGGGTGGCGCGCAGTCGCCCGAACAGGTCGATTTCCCAGGCCATGTCCAGGCCCGTGGCGTACACGTTGCCATCGCGCGAGCCGGTGGACTGCGCCTCGCCCGTGCCGGAGCGGCTGCGGGTGCCGGAGGCGGAGCCGGTGACCGTGGGGCCAAGGTTGGCCCCGGCTTCGCGCGCGGCGGCGCGGGCCTCGCGCACCTTTTCGGCGGCGATGCGCACGTCGAAGTTGGCGGTGGCGGCGCGGGCCAGCAGGTCATCCAGCACCGGATCGCCAAAGCTGCTCCACCAGCGGGCCAGCGTCACGCCGGAGTGCGCGGCGTGTGGACCCGGGTCCGTGGCGGAACCGGACGGTGCGGCATCATGCCCGCCTTCCTGTTCCTTGCCGGGACTGGGGAGCGACAGACCGGACGCCTCCGCGCTCCACGCGGCAGGCATGCCGGGCCGGGGGGCGACGGGCGCGGCGGCGCAGCCCGCGGCCAGCACCGCGCCCAGCAGGAGGCACGGCAAGGCGCATGAACGGCCCGGCACGCGGCGGAACCACGGACGTCGGAACAATTGCGCCGGTGGGGCGCCCGCGTCCTTGCGCATGGGGCACAGCGGCGCGGTCATCCCCGCACCCCCGTGCCGGTTGCGGGCCTCGTCCGGACGGCACGCGCACCGGCATCGCGCACCGG
It contains:
- a CDS encoding ATP-binding protein yields the protein MRTWPVRLLVLLLVGCGIFTLGTFVRFRLEDRPKRGPFEMNAVLLDLLGDRVAEYLAEGRTDKLDALLDTLRKRGVRVVVHDAGLQPLVDNGPVLPMPFGPPFRPDGQGDPAERGTADKKDGPDARGDAAAGSGHTPGAEGETGPAGGPSGHPQGPPLQPYWPQRILGALRGAMDGRMPPPPSLEERPPAPAPLSPETEAAIQVEARELTEDARDTGATQLDFPPPFTFRPVVLMADPIDLPGGGHGVLTLRKDMPTPPDMRLPPFVLPLALAMVLAGGVLHLLLRQTSRPIGEVGSALQRFARGDLQARVNDDVATHGTELARLARDFNTMAERTEELLQTQRRLLHDVSHEMRSPLSRVALALEMASRTVSPESQRFLERIRCDAERLSTLSAHLLATGDLDQQKEDAPPAWFDLEAMLSQLTDETDFQARAARKRVELRVDAPCTAFHGMREMLYGAVDNVVQNALKFSPPGTQVTVALSCEESRTERHVEPRETCRCACPGTCATSRKTEPDSTPEPERRVVISVRDQGPGVPEADLPMLFVPFFRAGNAPRGTGTGLGLAIAQRAVELHGGAIAAENLPTGGLQVIIRLPA
- a CDS encoding EF-hand domain-containing protein, which produces MKESRIPLITALFCGLLLHAEFTAMAADGATAPDDAAPAASDIVTASGNVVPAAEGGASVTPTPATTRKEHVRRFELADRDHDGSLTREEAAHPETGLPVVAREFTAIDTNGDGRLSKAELLRFVRERRQANQNRRAEPAS
- a CDS encoding efflux transporter outer membrane subunit, translating into MTAPLCPMRKDAGAPPAQLFRRPWFRRVPGRSCALPCLLLGAVLAAGCAAAPVAPRPGMPAAWSAEASGLSLPSPGKEQEGGHDAAPSGSATDPGPHAAHSGVTLARWWSSFGDPVLDDLLARAATANFDVRIAAEKVREARAAAREAGANLGPTVTGSASGTRSRSGTGEAQSTGSRDGNVYATGLDMAWEIDLFGRLRATREARVADAQAAEEDRRDTLVALLAEVATQYVTLRQAQNELDLTRDIAASRAETLALVTARRDAGLAGDIDVAQAAALWHSSLADAADYENNAWAALARLERLTGAPPGELRPVLERTASIPAPAREVPVGLPADLLLRRPDIRAAERTLASSSADLAATTAERWPTLSLSASLGSQASTMNRLLSSGSGVWSVAPALGLTLFDSGATTARIEQADARREQASLTYLSTARTAVEEAEAALYAVDRQQRRLPDLAAVLEADRTALVLAWDRYRAGLTDFLDVADAERELSTAALAHVRARAVLATRAITLYRALGGGWAVPTDTEQAGAAPRPASPAAGAGASPVASPKMSPKMSPKTSPDTSPGTSGVAAS